In a single window of the Nicotiana tomentosiformis chromosome 10, ASM39032v3, whole genome shotgun sequence genome:
- the LOC104086875 gene encoding uncharacterized protein, translating to MRMEASGTNSDAHRGISSSSSSNIGSNSRRHGGGVQLSASNLFRAPLSTLLEYSGILRTRSNHSESDSLINHFQPRVDDDNAGASSPASAAAGSGEVSIRIIGAGEQEHDRVGTVGVGPVREVDGQNEVFGRPISRSGSAASVGALESQPGDRGVGDGVNGNADMGAADGAGANNRESSYQRYDIQQAARWIEQIIPFSLLLLIVFIRQHLQGFFVTILIAAVMFKSNDIVKKQTALKGERKISVLVGVCLLFSGYVIGFYWWYRNDDLLYPLLMLPPKAIPPFWHAIFIIMVNDTLVRQAAMVFKCFLLMYYKNSRGRNYRKQGQLLTLVEYLVLLYRALLPAPVWYRFFLNKEYGSLFSSLMTGLYLTFKLTSVVEKVQSFFTSLKALSRKEIHYGVYATPEQVNAAGDLCAICQEKMHTPILLRCKHLFCEDCVSEWFERERTCPLCRALVKPADLKSFGDGSSSLFFQLF from the exons ATGCGGATGGAAGCGTCCGGTACAAATTCGGACGCACACAGAGGTATTTCTTCATCGAGTAGTAGCAATATTGGTAGTAATTCTAGAAGACATGGAGGAGGAGTGCAATTATCTGCTTCGAATTTATTTCGTGCGCCATTATCAACATTATTGGAGTATTCTGGAATTTTAAGGACAAGGTCAAATCATTCAGAATCAGATAGTTTGATAAACCATTTTCAGCCCCGTGTGGATGATGATAATGCTGGGGCATCATCACCAGCTTCTGCTGCTGCTGGCTCTGGTGAAGTTTCAATTAGGATTATTGGTGCGGGCGAGCAGGAGCATGATAGAGTTGGGACTGTTGGTGTTGGACCAGTGAGGGAAGTGGATGGGCAAAATGAAGTTTTTGGGAGGCCAATTTCGAGGTCGGGGTCTGCAGCTTCAGTCGGAGCATTGGAAAGTCAACCGGGTGATAGAGGGGTGGGAGATGGTGTCAATGGGAACGCAGATATGGGGGCTGCTGATGGTGCTGGTGCTAATAATAGGGAGTCCTCTTACCAAAGATATGATATACAGCAGGCTGCTAGGTGGATTGAGCAAATTATTCCGTTCTCTTTGCTTTTGTTGATTGTTTTCATTCGGCAGCATTTGCAAG GTTTCTTTGTTACAATTTTGATCGCTGCCGTCATGTTCAAGTCAAATGATATTGTAAAGAAGCAGACTGCACTTAAG GGCGAGAGGAAAATCTCTGTTCTGGTCGGTGTATGTCTTCTGTTCAGCGGGTATGTAATTGGGTTTTATTGGTGGTACCGAAATGATGATCTTTTGTATCCGTTGTTGATGCTACCACCAAAGGCCATACCTCCTTTTTGGCATGCCATCTTCATAATCATGGTGAATG ATACTTTGGTTCGCCAGGCAGCAATGGTCTTCAAATGTTTTCTGCTGATGTATTACAAGAATAGCAGGGGCCGGAACTACCGCAAGCAG GGTCAATTGCTAACTTTGGTTGAGTATCTTGTACTGCTATATCGTGCTCTGCTTCCGGCGCCAGTTTGGTATCGTTTCTTTTTGAACAAGGAATACGGAAGCCTCTTTTCATCATTAATGACCGGGCTGTATCTAACTTTCAAGCTGACTTCTGTTGTCGAGAAG GTCCAATCTTTCTTCACATCTTTGAAGGCGCTGTCACGTAAGGAGATTCACTATGGAGTATATGCGACTCCTGAACAG GTCAATGCAGCCGGGGATCTCTGCGCTATTTGCCAGGAGAAAATGCATACGCCAATCTTACTACGTTGTAAACACTTATTTTGTGAAGACTGTGTTTCTGAATG GTTTGAGAGGGAGAGGACGTGCCCTCTGTGCAGGGCATTAGTaaaacctgccgatctaaaatcaTTTGGTGATGGTTCAAGTAGTCTCTTTTTCCAGTTATTCTGA
- the LOC104086874 gene encoding uncharacterized protein — MAYRRKQGMSRSSTFQEETIFRSLADPRPQGISRSSTFQEDSIFRASPGDPFSSSSSSSLAAQAIRASAAHRDQSQAGLSNGNTLLTASGNEGGGLWGVVARKGKEILEDGNHISHLQYEAPNSSIRKEGQGGSTIAETSQDHMSSVRSPWQMQTTRPQTQTTSHEDQLKASRDVAMATAAKAKLLLRELKTVKADLAFAKQRCSQLEEENKILREAREKGDNPADDDMIRLQLETLLAEKARLAHENSVYARENLILREIVEYHQLTMQDVVYLDEGIEEVTEVSSIPAVSRMLSASPPLSPKSMHSPSRTSSLTKESALGSQDKTNLQHNEDSSTSNNSTSTSKGKDLSRK, encoded by the exons ATGGCATACAGAAGGAAGCAGGGGATGAGCAGATCATCCACTTTCCAGGAAGAGACCATTTTCCGTTCCCTTGCCGACCCGAGGCCGCAGGGGATCAGCAGATCATCCACATTTCAGGAAGATAGCATTTTTCGTGCTTCCCCGGGAgaccctttttcttcttcttcttcttcttctctcgcGGCTCAGGCCATCAGAGCCTCAGCCGCTCATCGCGATCAATCTCAg GCTGGTCTTTCCAATGGTAATACATTACTTACGGCAAGTGGAAATGAGGGAGGTGGTTTATGGGGAGTTGTAGCTAGGAAAGGCAAAGAAATACTTGAAGATGGTAATCATATCTCCCACCTGCAATATGAAGCTCCCAACAGCAGCATCCGAAAAGAAGGCCAG GGAGGAAGTACAATTGCTGAGACGTCACAAGATCATATGTCAAGTGTACGAAGCCCATGGCAGATGCAAACGACTCGGCCACAAACACAAACAACTAGTCATGAAGATCAACTAAAGGCTTCTCGCGAC GTAGCAATGGCAACTGCAGCAAAAGCCAAACTACTATTACGAGAGTTAAAGACTGTTAAAGCTGATCTTGCATTTGCGAAGCAACGTTGCTCTCAGctggaagaagaaaataaaatactTCGAGAGGCTCGTGAGAAAGGAGACAACCCTGCTGATGATGACATG ATACGGCTTCAACTAGAGACGTTATTAGCAGAGAAGGCTCGTCTAGCACACGAGAATTCAGTGTATGCTCGTGAGAATCTCATCTTAAGAGAGATTGTAGAGTACCATCAACTGACAATGCAGGATGTTGTGTATTTGGATGAAGGCATTGAAGAAGTTACTGAAGTTTCCTCAATACCTGCAGTTTCAAGAATGCTCTCTGCTTCCCCTCCTTTATCCCCTAAATCCATGCATTCACCATCTAGAACCTCCTCTCTCACTAAGGAATCAGCTCTTGGTTCACAAGACAAAACAAATCTTCAACACAATGAAGATTCATCAACTTCCAATAATTCTACTTCAACTTCCAAGGGGAAAGATTTATCAAGAAAATGA
- the LOC104086873 gene encoding protein PIN-LIKES 6-like, with translation MMDRVPRLLMEVLTEPQRGGESLLGSIKIAVLPIAKVFTMCFLGFLMASKYVNILPANGRKLLNGLVFSLLLPCLIFSQLGQAITYEKLLQWWFIPVNIVIATISGSIIGCIVASIVRPPYPYFKFTVVQIGIGNIGNVPLVLIAALCRDKSNPFGDYEICSRDGNAYISFGQWVGAIVLYTYVFNMLKPPSEGTFDVQDANLPIKSPNKDGSQSHLVASSPEQVPLLTTDVAPADSSGSKKEKVKEFFNFLYEKLKLKQIIQPPIIASVLAIVIGCVPILRRQVFTSDAPLYFFTDSCLILGDAMIPCILLALGGNLVDGPGPGSSKLGLRTTAAIVFGRLVLVPPTGLGIVMLADKLGFLPAGDKMFRFVLLLQHTMPTSVLSGAVANLRGCGKEAAAVLFWVHIFAIFSMAGWIILYLNILF, from the exons ATGATGGATAGGGTGCCAAGATTGCTTATGGAGGTTCTAACAGAACCGCAACGAGGAGGAGAGTCTTTACTCGGGTCGATTAAGATTGCTGTTTTACCGATTGCAAAAGTTTTTACCATGTGCTTCTTGGGATTTCTTATGGCCTCCAAGTATGTTAATATTCTTCCAGCTAATGGACGGAAGCTCTTAAATGGG TTGGTGTTTTCACTTTTACTGCCCTGCTTGATATTCTCTCAACTTGGACAAGCCATCACATATGAGAAACTGCTTCAGTG GTGGTTCATCCCTGTTAATATTGTTATCGCCACCATATCTGGCTCTATTATAGGTTGCATCGTTGCTTCAATCGTCCGTCCACCATACCCTTATTTCAAGTTTACCGTTGTACAAATAGGCATTG GGAATATTGGAAATGTTCCACTTGTTCTGATAGCTGCACTATGTCGGGATAAATCAAATCCTTTTGGAGACTACGAGATATGTTCGCGAGATGGAAATGCATACATCTCATTTGGCCAGTGG GTTGGTGCAATCGTTCTCTACACCTATGTGTTCAATATGCTCAAACCTCCTAGTGAAGGCACTTTCGACGTTCAAGATGCAAATCTTCCTATCAAAAGTCCTAACAAAGATGGCTCGCAGAGCCATCTGGTAGCTAGTTCACCAGAGCAAGTTCCATTACTTACAACAGACGTAGCACCGGCTGACTCAAGTGGTTCAAAGAAAGAAAAG GTTAAAGAGTTCTTTAATTTTCTATATGAGAAACTGAAGCTCAAGCAAATTATTCAACCCCCTATTATAGCTTCT GTCCTAGCCATTGTCATAGGATGTGTGCCAATCCTGAGACGACAGGTCTTTACTTCTGATGCTCCACTTTACTTCTTCACTGACAGCTGTTTGATTCTTGG GGATGCCATGATTCCCTGCATATTGCTGGCTTTAGGAGGCAATCTTGTCGATG GACCAGGACCCGGAAGTTCAAAACTTGGCCTAAGGACAACCGCTGCAATTGTCTTTGGACGGCTGGTTTTGGTTCCTCCAACCGGACTTGGCATTGTCATGTTAGCTGATAAGCTTGGATTCCTTCCCGCTGGTGATAAAATGTTCAGATTCGTACTCCTCCTTCAGCATACGATGCCCACATCCGTACTTTCTG GTGCTGTTGCCAACTTGAGAGGATGTGGGAAGGAGGCAGCGGCGGTATTGTTTTGGGTTCATATTTTTGCTATTTTCTCTATGGCTGGATGGATCATCCTCTACCTCAACATACTCTTTTAA